A single Paenibacillus kribbensis DNA region contains:
- a CDS encoding putative holin-like toxin, with amino-acid sequence MEVKDALTLMMMFGTLLVTLIGLIVTIVIALNQNKKK; translated from the coding sequence GTGGAGGTTAAAGATGCTCTGACATTAATGATGATGTTCGGTACGTTATTAGTTACACTAATCGGATTAATCGTGACCATTGTTATTGCATTGAACCAAAATAAAAAGAAATAA
- a CDS encoding DUF72 domain-containing protein yields the protein MIQIGLTGWGDHDDLYPIGTKANQKLSVYGSHFPVVEMDSSFYAVQPTDRMARWAAETPDSFSFLVKAYQGMTGHTRGKQPYFKTTDEMYEALHASIQPLREAGKLKAVLFQYPPWFDCTRENVAVLRDTKKRMGKVPSVLEFRHQSWFTPDFRKRTLAFMHEEGWIHSVCDEPQAGPGSVPIVPQATDSSLTVVRLHGRNASGWNQSSAPNWREVRYLYRYNEQELTEWRDRLLELEQQSREICVIFNNNSGGDAAANAKQLMTLLGMDPKPFPPRKPPQENEGPEQLELF from the coding sequence ATGATTCAAATTGGACTGACGGGTTGGGGCGATCACGATGATCTGTATCCGATCGGCACCAAAGCTAATCAAAAATTAAGCGTCTATGGCAGCCATTTTCCGGTGGTGGAGATGGATAGTTCTTTTTATGCGGTGCAGCCCACGGATCGCATGGCGCGCTGGGCGGCCGAAACCCCTGACTCCTTTTCATTTCTCGTCAAGGCCTATCAAGGCATGACCGGACATACACGCGGCAAGCAGCCTTATTTTAAAACAACCGATGAAATGTATGAAGCCTTGCATGCATCCATACAGCCTCTCCGCGAAGCGGGCAAGCTCAAGGCGGTACTGTTTCAGTACCCACCCTGGTTCGACTGTACACGCGAGAATGTAGCCGTATTGCGAGACACGAAAAAAAGGATGGGAAAGGTCCCATCCGTACTTGAATTCAGGCATCAAAGCTGGTTTACACCCGATTTTCGGAAACGAACGCTGGCATTCATGCACGAGGAAGGCTGGATACACAGCGTATGTGACGAGCCGCAGGCCGGACCGGGCTCTGTTCCCATTGTGCCGCAGGCTACAGACAGCAGCCTGACGGTCGTGCGTCTCCACGGACGAAATGCATCCGGCTGGAATCAAAGCTCCGCGCCTAACTGGCGGGAGGTTCGTTATCTGTATCGGTACAATGAACAGGAACTGACCGAATGGAGAGACAGATTGCTGGAGCTGGAGCAGCAGAGCCGTGAGATTTGCGTTATTTTCAACAATAATTCGGGAGGAGATGCCGCCGCTAACGCCAAGCAGCTGATGACGCTGCTCGGCATGGACCCCAAGCCTTTTCCACCCCGCAAACCACCTCAGGAGAACGAGGGACCAGAACAGCTTGAATTATTTTAA
- the efeB gene encoding iron uptake transporter deferrochelatase/peroxidase subunit, whose amino-acid sequence MKGFKRQKDQGASQHAESHKEQAELEKKDALPADDELSGKSKTVSRRELLKLAGVGGLGLLLGGGGVGAVLSAGQRLESMMTEADTLDMVPFYGKHQAGIVTPAQDFICFAAFDLTTSDKAQVRSLFKAWTEASATMTSGTLIGTDNENLNLPPSDTGEAAGLSPSRTTITFGVGPSFFDGRYGLAGLKPAGFRELPRFQGDALDEQWCGGDIGVQVCANDLQVAFHALRNLARIARGTAVLRWTQEGFQRTAQADPAGSTPRNLLGFKDGTGNPDTSKADEMKRLVWTQASDGPAWMGNGSYMAVRRVRMRIEVWDRSTLGDQEDTFGRHRSSGAPLGKAKEFDKLDLAATSPEGKSVTPPTSHVALAHGDGSMNILRRSYSYSSGLDKQTGQLDAGLLFISYQRDLFKQFVHIQEKLARNDKLNEYIVHKGSAVFACFPGVSQGGYIGDTLF is encoded by the coding sequence ATGAAGGGTTTTAAGCGGCAAAAGGATCAGGGAGCGTCGCAGCATGCGGAATCCCACAAAGAACAGGCTGAGCTGGAAAAAAAGGATGCGCTGCCAGCGGATGATGAGCTGTCAGGAAAGAGCAAGACCGTATCACGCCGGGAGCTCTTGAAGCTGGCCGGGGTAGGTGGACTGGGTCTCCTGCTCGGCGGCGGTGGCGTGGGAGCTGTGCTGTCAGCCGGTCAACGCCTCGAAAGCATGATGACAGAGGCAGATACCCTGGATATGGTCCCTTTTTACGGCAAACATCAGGCCGGTATTGTGACTCCGGCACAGGATTTCATCTGCTTCGCAGCCTTTGACCTGACGACAAGCGACAAGGCACAGGTGCGCAGCCTGTTCAAAGCCTGGACGGAAGCAAGTGCTACGATGACTTCTGGTACGCTGATCGGCACGGATAATGAAAACCTCAACCTGCCTCCTTCCGATACGGGCGAGGCAGCGGGGTTGTCGCCGTCCCGGACGACGATCACCTTTGGGGTAGGGCCATCCTTTTTTGATGGCCGCTATGGTCTGGCAGGGCTTAAACCTGCCGGCTTCCGCGAGCTGCCGCGCTTCCAGGGGGATGCGCTGGATGAGCAATGGTGCGGCGGCGATATCGGGGTGCAGGTATGCGCCAATGACTTGCAGGTCGCTTTCCATGCCCTGCGTAATTTGGCGCGTATCGCCCGAGGAACGGCAGTGCTTCGCTGGACGCAGGAGGGCTTTCAGCGGACAGCACAGGCCGACCCGGCAGGCAGCACACCTCGCAATTTGCTCGGCTTCAAGGACGGTACGGGGAACCCGGACACGTCCAAGGCAGACGAGATGAAGCGGCTGGTGTGGACACAAGCCAGTGATGGGCCAGCATGGATGGGCAACGGCAGCTATATGGCTGTACGCCGTGTACGCATGCGGATAGAGGTGTGGGATCGCTCCACACTGGGCGATCAAGAGGATACCTTTGGACGCCATCGCAGCAGCGGTGCCCCACTAGGGAAGGCCAAGGAGTTTGACAAGCTCGATCTGGCGGCTACAAGTCCGGAAGGCAAGTCAGTTACGCCCCCTACCTCTCATGTTGCATTGGCTCATGGAGACGGGAGCATGAATATTTTGCGGCGCTCTTATTCATATTCAAGCGGATTGGACAAGCAAACAGGACAGCTGGATGCCGGACTGCTGTTCATCAGCTACCAGCGTGATCTGTTCAAGCAGTTCGTTCATATTCAGGAGAAGCTTGCGCGCAATGACAAGCTGAATGAATATATTGTACACAAAGGCAGTGCGGTGTTCGCCTGCTTTCCGGGTGTATCGCAAGGCGGCTACATCGGGGATACGTTATTTTAA
- a CDS encoding methyltransferase domain-containing protein, translating into MCNSGFFDPLNEAMTNHLMEFMKPLPGRTIHHYLLDAGCGEGSHLSHIQEKLTRRGISELTGVGMDVSKEGIAAASKTYPHPLWCVADLAHCPFANQQFDGILNILSPSNYAEFTRVLSEEGCILKVIPEQCYLEELRYLYKQNKNMPVYSNDNTVSRFKEHFKLLNAERVTYRFALNADLIEPLIHMTPLSWGATEADWHRVKEMNLTHITIDLLILCGKK; encoded by the coding sequence ATGTGCAACAGCGGATTTTTCGATCCCTTAAATGAAGCCATGACCAACCATCTGATGGAATTTATGAAGCCCCTGCCCGGCCGCACAATACATCATTATTTGTTGGATGCCGGTTGCGGGGAAGGCTCTCATCTGAGCCACATTCAGGAAAAGCTAACCCGGAGAGGAATCAGTGAGCTTACTGGTGTAGGCATGGATGTGTCCAAAGAAGGCATTGCTGCTGCCTCCAAAACATATCCGCATCCTCTCTGGTGCGTTGCCGATCTGGCTCATTGTCCTTTTGCAAATCAACAATTTGACGGTATACTCAATATTTTATCCCCCTCCAATTATGCTGAATTTACAAGAGTTCTTTCAGAGGAGGGCTGCATCCTGAAGGTCATTCCAGAACAATGTTATCTTGAGGAATTGAGATACTTGTATAAACAGAACAAGAATATGCCTGTATATTCGAACGACAATACGGTAAGCCGATTTAAAGAGCATTTTAAACTTCTGAACGCCGAACGGGTAACCTATCGCTTTGCGTTAAACGCAGACCTCATTGAGCCTTTAATCCATATGACTCCCTTATCGTGGGGAGCGACGGAAGCAGATTGGCATCGAGTAAAGGAAATGAATTTAACGCATATTACAATAGATTTGCTCATCTTATGTGGTAAAAAATAA
- a CDS encoding FTR1 family iron permease, which yields MKRRNKSLGWVLLLAALLLTATPFISDSGAVAFAQTDAKAVSNDQLMPVVGGALVEAGQAQWVEASGDLKQFRALWETARTNGGDSAHIAAVDQALTDAEQALASGGGESAKAALSVLARSVNEYVTAAEGDQPAPAGATAAEKLLPMAKGSLAAMQKGDWTAARVDYDRIVKAWYQVETPIRLDNFSVYSALETKISLIRISMQAEPIRQEQALKETQELTTLLSDYSQGKSVNTGQGASAGNAAPGTANGKTASLSDAVRLLESARQDAAANQPEQAADKIGQFIALWPSVEGHVQISDPASYTAIENEMTETSGHLLSSPPNTAKAIQTLDQMLDRLRPLTENRSYTAWDAALILLREGLEAILVLAALLAYAQKSGEAVAGRWIWAGAGTGLVLSGALAVLFTTLVAAAASGSMRELLEGVTGLVAVVLMLTVGSWLHSKSSAAAWNRFVESSVGNALARGSLWSLFAVSALAILREGAETAIFYIGMAPAIETSQLLLGIGSAMAILVVLAFAIIKFSVRLPIRAFFLTATVLIYYLVFRFLGESIHSLQVAGKLPGHTASTLPSISWLGMYPTWETFVPQVAVLIFMVWQLVRQEIRSSKQH from the coding sequence ATGAAGCGGCGCAATAAAAGCTTGGGATGGGTGTTGCTGCTGGCAGCTCTGCTACTGACAGCGACTCCGTTCATATCCGATTCCGGAGCGGTCGCTTTTGCACAAACAGATGCCAAAGCTGTCTCCAACGATCAGCTAATGCCTGTGGTAGGCGGAGCGCTGGTGGAAGCGGGACAGGCCCAATGGGTCGAAGCCTCCGGGGATCTCAAACAATTCCGTGCCCTGTGGGAGACTGCCAGAACGAATGGCGGGGATTCAGCCCACATCGCGGCTGTAGATCAGGCGCTCACCGACGCGGAGCAGGCGCTGGCCAGTGGCGGCGGGGAGTCAGCGAAAGCTGCGCTATCCGTGCTGGCCCGCTCGGTCAATGAGTATGTGACTGCTGCCGAAGGAGATCAACCAGCCCCGGCTGGAGCCACAGCAGCAGAAAAACTGCTTCCTATGGCGAAGGGCAGTCTGGCTGCCATGCAAAAAGGCGACTGGACCGCTGCCCGGGTGGATTACGACCGAATCGTAAAGGCCTGGTATCAGGTGGAAACCCCGATTCGTTTGGACAATTTTTCGGTATATAGTGCGCTGGAAACCAAAATCAGTCTCATTCGCATTTCCATGCAAGCCGAGCCGATTCGTCAAGAACAGGCTCTTAAGGAAACGCAGGAGCTGACGACCCTGCTATCTGATTATAGTCAGGGCAAGTCCGTGAACACAGGACAGGGAGCAAGTGCAGGCAATGCGGCGCCTGGAACGGCGAATGGTAAGACTGCATCCCTGAGCGATGCAGTCCGATTGCTTGAATCCGCACGCCAGGATGCGGCAGCCAATCAGCCAGAGCAAGCAGCTGACAAAATAGGTCAGTTTATCGCTCTGTGGCCTTCTGTGGAGGGGCATGTGCAAATTTCCGATCCAGCTTCGTATACTGCGATTGAAAATGAAATGACCGAGACTTCCGGTCATCTCCTGTCTTCTCCACCAAACACGGCCAAAGCGATCCAGACGCTCGATCAAATGCTGGACAGACTCCGCCCGTTGACGGAAAATCGTTCCTACACCGCCTGGGATGCCGCTCTGATTTTGCTGCGCGAGGGCCTGGAGGCCATTCTCGTGCTCGCAGCCCTGCTGGCGTATGCCCAAAAAAGCGGCGAAGCCGTAGCTGGCCGCTGGATATGGGCAGGCGCCGGTACGGGACTGGTGCTGAGCGGAGCCTTGGCGGTGCTGTTCACCACGCTGGTGGCGGCTGCCGCCTCAGGCAGCATGCGTGAGCTGCTGGAAGGCGTCACCGGGCTGGTGGCGGTTGTGCTCATGCTGACTGTGGGCAGCTGGCTGCACAGCAAATCCAGCGCCGCCGCGTGGAACCGCTTTGTTGAAAGCAGTGTCGGCAATGCGCTGGCGCGCGGCAGCCTGTGGTCGCTATTCGCCGTGTCTGCACTTGCGATTTTGCGTGAAGGAGCCGAGACAGCCATATTTTATATCGGTATGGCTCCAGCCATCGAAACCTCGCAATTGCTGCTCGGCATTGGCTCAGCGATGGCTATACTGGTCGTCCTGGCATTTGCAATCATCAAATTTAGCGTAAGGTTGCCGATTCGCGCCTTTTTCCTGACTGCCACTGTACTGATTTACTATCTCGTATTCCGATTTCTGGGCGAAAGTATTCATTCACTTCAGGTGGCTGGCAAGCTTCCGGGGCATACTGCCTCCACACTCCCTTCCATTAGCTGGCTGGGAATGTATCCGACTTGGGAAACGTTTGTCCCACAAGTGGCTGTGCTGATCTTCATGGTGTGGCAGCTTGTGCGTCAGGAAATACGCAGCTCCAAGCAACACTAA
- a CDS encoding YjfB family protein produces the protein MDIAALSTGMSQASLAQAASIKVAALAKDQANEQGQALIQMMEKSVQPHLGGQLDIRV, from the coding sequence ATGGATATCGCAGCATTATCGACAGGTATGAGCCAGGCCAGCCTGGCCCAAGCCGCAAGTATAAAGGTTGCTGCTCTGGCCAAGGATCAAGCCAATGAGCAAGGGCAGGCGCTGATACAGATGATGGAAAAAAGCGTACAGCCTCATCTCGGGGGTCAACTGGACATCCGGGTGTAA
- a CDS encoding helix-turn-helix domain-containing protein, whose product MTKGNDHKNKFLLTHREREVFELLVQDKTTRDIAGQLFISEKTVRNHISNVMQKLNVKGRSQAVVELIRLGELKI is encoded by the coding sequence TTGACGAAGGGTAACGACCACAAAAACAAGTTTTTGTTAACTCACCGTGAACGTGAAGTATTTGAACTGCTGGTGCAGGACAAAACGACGCGTGACATCGCCGGACAGCTATTTATTAGCGAAAAAACGGTCCGAAACCATATTTCTAATGTGATGCAAAAATTGAACGTAAAAGGTCGTTCACAGGCGGTCGTGGAATTAATCAGGCTTGGCGAATTAAAAATCTGA
- a CDS encoding dipeptidase has translation MSYSAYFEQAKEQQLNELKEWLSIPSISALSEHKKDINQAAEWLAAKLTAAGLENVEIIPTKGHPLVYADHLHAPGKPTILVYGHYDVQPVDPLHLWETPPFEPSIRDGKLYARGATDDKGQVFLHIKAVEAILKQEGKLPLNIKFCIEGEEEVSSPNLLEFLQTGAERLAADAVLVSDTSLIEKGKPAICTGLRGLCSLEVAIHTANTDLHSGSFGGGVPNALHAMVSLLATLHDDKGGVSVEGFYDDVAPLSAEMREEFVKQGFNESKLQQELALDSLYGEEGFSFVERVGARPTLELNGVYGGFQGEGTKTVIPKEAHAKITCRLVANQNPQDILNKIERHLRAHVQPGATLEIQQGEKANAFNIDPSHAFLQAAADAFEKVYGVRALFTKDGGSIPIVETFSRVLTAPVVLMGFGLPDENLHAPNEHFNLENFDKGLLTIVEFLKSV, from the coding sequence ATGAGTTATTCCGCTTATTTTGAACAAGCCAAAGAGCAACAACTGAATGAGCTGAAGGAATGGTTGTCCATTCCGAGTATCTCCGCATTATCGGAGCACAAAAAGGACATCAACCAGGCAGCCGAATGGCTCGCTGCCAAACTGACTGCTGCCGGTCTGGAAAACGTTGAGATTATTCCAACCAAAGGTCATCCACTGGTGTACGCTGATCATTTGCATGCGCCTGGTAAACCGACCATCCTTGTATACGGCCACTATGATGTACAGCCCGTTGATCCGCTTCACCTGTGGGAAACCCCGCCGTTCGAGCCATCTATCCGCGATGGAAAATTGTATGCACGCGGAGCGACAGACGACAAAGGGCAGGTATTTTTGCACATTAAGGCGGTTGAGGCCATTTTGAAGCAAGAGGGCAAGCTGCCGCTGAACATCAAATTCTGCATTGAAGGCGAGGAAGAAGTGTCCAGCCCGAACCTGCTTGAGTTTTTGCAGACCGGAGCTGAACGTCTGGCTGCCGACGCTGTACTGGTGTCCGACACCTCCCTGATCGAAAAAGGCAAGCCTGCGATTTGCACAGGTCTACGCGGATTGTGCTCACTGGAAGTGGCCATTCACACCGCAAATACGGATCTGCATTCCGGCTCCTTTGGCGGCGGCGTACCGAATGCTCTGCATGCTATGGTGTCCTTGCTGGCAACCCTGCATGACGACAAGGGCGGTGTTAGCGTCGAAGGGTTCTACGATGATGTTGCGCCGTTATCGGCAGAGATGAGAGAAGAATTTGTGAAGCAAGGCTTCAATGAGAGCAAGCTGCAGCAGGAACTTGCGCTTGATTCTCTGTATGGCGAAGAAGGTTTCAGCTTCGTTGAGCGTGTTGGAGCGCGTCCTACACTGGAGCTGAACGGCGTGTACGGCGGATTCCAGGGTGAGGGCACCAAAACGGTCATTCCGAAGGAAGCTCATGCGAAAATTACGTGCCGTTTGGTAGCGAACCAGAATCCGCAGGACATTCTGAATAAAATCGAGCGTCATTTGCGTGCTCATGTTCAGCCAGGAGCTACTCTGGAAATCCAACAGGGTGAGAAAGCAAACGCCTTTAACATTGACCCGTCACATGCGTTTTTGCAAGCCGCAGCGGATGCTTTTGAAAAAGTGTACGGTGTGCGTGCTCTGTTTACTAAAGATGGCGGCTCCATTCCGATCGTGGAAACCTTCTCCCGTGTGCTGACTGCTCCGGTTGTATTGATGGGCTTTGGCTTGCCGGATGAGAACCTGCATGCGCCAAACGAGCATTTTAATTTGGAGAATTTCGACAAAGGTCTGTTAACCATTGTAGAGTTCTTGAAGTCGGTGTAA
- the efeO gene encoding iron uptake system protein EfeO, whose product MKLRYAVPAGVLVSSILFAGCGQTGTATQQPAAATKDAGAATQTTTPAASAPNFDQAVAAYRTYATQQCDTFVKKTEEFTNAVKAGDLDKAKALYAPARMYYERIEPIAEALGDLDPNIDARDGDVDAADWRGFHRIEKTLWEENSTKGLDEFADRLLSDAKLLRAKVETVNIDASLMVTGAVELLNEVSTSKVTGEEERYSHTDLYDFAANVEGAQKIYDILKTDLNQKDAALEKQIGERFAALQQELAPFKEGEGYVSYTKLKPEEIKKLSQNLDALAEPLSQMGKLLGV is encoded by the coding sequence ATGAAACTACGTTATGCCGTACCGGCCGGTGTGCTGGTCTCTTCTATTCTGTTTGCTGGCTGCGGACAAACCGGAACTGCTACTCAGCAGCCCGCTGCAGCAACCAAAGATGCGGGAGCAGCAACACAGACAACGACTCCTGCGGCTTCTGCCCCCAATTTTGATCAAGCGGTAGCAGCTTACCGCACCTATGCCACCCAGCAATGCGATACGTTTGTGAAGAAGACGGAAGAATTCACGAATGCGGTCAAAGCAGGCGATCTCGACAAGGCCAAGGCGCTGTATGCTCCCGCGCGCATGTACTATGAACGGATTGAACCGATTGCGGAAGCGCTGGGCGATCTGGACCCGAATATCGATGCTCGCGACGGTGATGTGGATGCAGCGGATTGGCGCGGCTTCCACCGTATTGAAAAAACATTGTGGGAAGAGAACTCGACCAAAGGATTGGACGAGTTTGCCGACCGCCTGTTGAGTGATGCCAAGCTGCTGCGTGCCAAGGTAGAAACGGTCAACATTGACGCCAGTCTGATGGTAACGGGTGCGGTCGAGCTGTTAAATGAAGTATCTACCTCCAAGGTGACGGGTGAAGAGGAACGATATTCCCATACGGATCTGTACGACTTCGCAGCCAATGTGGAGGGCGCCCAAAAGATCTATGACATTCTGAAAACAGACCTGAACCAAAAAGATGCGGCGTTGGAAAAACAAATTGGTGAGCGCTTTGCGGCCTTGCAGCAGGAGTTGGCTCCTTTCAAGGAAGGTGAAGGCTACGTGTCGTATACAAAGCTGAAGCCGGAAGAAATTAAAAAGCTGAGCCAGAACCTTGATGCCTTGGCAGAACCGCTGTCCCAAATGGGTAAATTGTTAGGAGTGTAA
- a CDS encoding SGNH/GDSL hydrolase family protein translates to MTPNKRLKTYPLTKAKHVKVHGRTTHTLAPLTLFWTGSGIELNIKGSELWIEMEVDYQVYEQWISIVINGVPVSRLMATEGRHWICILRGMDPETAKNVRVVKDVQPMSSDSRCLLQIHALRIDGELLPVADKPHKVEFIGDSITSGEGTIGAKEEVDWVPMLFTALHNYTAITAEALNADYRVLSQSGWGVLTGWDNNPHTNIPAYYEQVCGVLTGERNETLGAFSDHDFTSWQPDVVVVNLGTNDGGAFYSPAWTDPTSGKVYKQRLNEDGTFNEEDLQAFENAVKKFLIKLRTCNPAAHIVWAYGMLGTPMMPAIYRAVDAYKKRTRDRNVSVFQLPNTTEETIGSRSHPGLPAHTKAANELIVYLREILKN, encoded by the coding sequence ATGACACCTAACAAGAGATTGAAGACATATCCACTTACAAAAGCAAAGCATGTAAAGGTTCATGGTCGAACTACGCACACACTTGCACCACTAACTCTGTTTTGGACAGGCAGCGGCATTGAATTAAATATCAAAGGCTCGGAGTTGTGGATTGAAATGGAAGTCGATTATCAGGTGTACGAGCAATGGATCAGTATTGTCATCAATGGTGTCCCAGTGAGTCGCTTGATGGCGACCGAAGGACGGCATTGGATTTGTATTTTGAGAGGTATGGACCCTGAAACAGCCAAAAATGTCCGTGTGGTCAAGGATGTCCAGCCTATGAGTTCGGACTCGCGCTGCTTGCTGCAAATTCATGCCCTGAGGATTGATGGAGAATTGCTGCCGGTTGCAGATAAGCCCCACAAGGTGGAATTTATCGGTGACAGCATTACCTCGGGAGAAGGAACGATTGGAGCAAAGGAAGAGGTGGACTGGGTTCCCATGTTGTTCACGGCACTACATAATTATACAGCCATCACTGCTGAAGCACTGAATGCGGATTACCGAGTGCTGTCACAAAGCGGATGGGGTGTGCTGACGGGCTGGGATAATAATCCGCATACGAACATACCGGCATATTATGAGCAGGTATGTGGTGTGCTCACCGGAGAGAGAAATGAAACATTAGGGGCATTTTCCGATCATGATTTCACCTCATGGCAGCCGGATGTGGTCGTGGTGAATTTGGGGACTAATGACGGGGGAGCCTTTTATTCTCCTGCATGGACGGACCCCACAAGCGGGAAAGTGTACAAGCAGCGCTTGAACGAGGACGGCACATTCAATGAAGAAGATCTACAAGCTTTTGAAAACGCTGTCAAAAAATTTCTTATCAAGCTTCGTACCTGTAATCCCGCCGCCCATATTGTGTGGGCCTATGGGATGCTGGGTACTCCGATGATGCCAGCCATCTACCGGGCGGTAGACGCATATAAGAAAAGAACGAGGGATCGGAATGTATCCGTGTTCCAGCTGCCTAACACGACGGAAGAAACGATAGGATCTCGCAGCCATCCCGGGCTCCCCGCCCATACCAAAGCAGCAAATGAACTGATAGTGTATTTGCGAGAGATTTTAAAGAATTAG
- a CDS encoding methyl-accepting chemotaxis protein produces MKQLKRLKNLTLRKKLTVAFLLVMLVPSIIVSSFSYKAAYDQTDRQLLDSATTSVTASDRAITQTIQAKIADIEYYSTTITVSDSSTEADEDILNRLQVYLKMHAEVTDMFVGTPEGKLIIGKPTGRTTDPRERPWYKQAIEKPGQTVVSSVELNSSKVPVVYISRTLPDNSGVLGLSLNLNNLKEITNLKIGQNGYIMILDGTKRVVTHPTEVSGSTKMGEMLPQLFASKEGSFGYDLNGIAKNLIFKTNALTGWKIAGTMDQAETSASAKPILVTTIVVLVISAIIIGVLAMLMINGILKPIQRLRNSMDAISQGNLSIDVATSSSDEIGDLSRYFQQMVDNLRNMIREIQAMTGNLSASSQELAAGAEQTTRAIEHVTVAIQDVAAGSERQVHSAKDNQERVSSMSADITAMTATMAEMTTYSAQAIEASDVGSEHIGNSVVSIDGIRTTVEELDTIVSALSDRSGRIGTIVTVITEIASQTNLLALNASIEAARAGEHGKGFAVVATEVRKLAENSAHSAQQIREQIQGIQSGVSEALIAMESAKERVSEGINSIDLSGRSFSRIRRAVAKSAKQLDNVAASTAGVAEGTGTVVSSMEEITRIAEEAASHTETVSAAAEEQLASMEEIGSSAADLTRLAEQLQDLLHQFQLDETK; encoded by the coding sequence ATGAAACAACTGAAACGACTGAAGAATTTAACATTGCGCAAAAAATTGACAGTAGCATTCCTGCTGGTCATGCTCGTACCTAGTATTATTGTTAGTTCGTTTTCCTATAAGGCAGCATATGACCAAACGGACCGTCAATTACTCGACAGTGCGACTACTAGCGTCACCGCATCTGATCGCGCAATTACCCAAACCATTCAAGCCAAAATCGCGGATATCGAATATTATTCTACTACGATAACCGTTAGTGATAGCAGTACAGAAGCAGATGAAGACATTCTGAATAGGTTACAAGTGTATTTGAAAATGCATGCAGAAGTCACCGATATGTTTGTAGGAACTCCTGAAGGAAAGCTCATCATTGGCAAACCCACAGGACGTACAACTGATCCTCGTGAGCGTCCGTGGTACAAACAAGCCATTGAAAAACCTGGGCAAACCGTAGTCAGCTCTGTCGAACTCAATTCGAGCAAGGTTCCCGTTGTGTATATTTCACGTACACTTCCCGACAACAGTGGTGTTCTCGGTCTTTCTCTGAATTTGAATAATTTGAAAGAAATCACAAATTTAAAAATCGGGCAAAATGGTTATATCATGATATTGGATGGTACCAAACGTGTCGTTACCCACCCGACAGAAGTCAGCGGAAGTACGAAAATGGGTGAAATGCTGCCACAACTGTTTGCCTCCAAGGAAGGCAGCTTTGGTTATGATCTGAATGGCATAGCCAAAAACCTGATTTTCAAAACCAACGCGCTGACAGGCTGGAAAATTGCCGGAACGATGGACCAAGCGGAAACCAGTGCCTCCGCCAAACCGATACTCGTTACGACAATCGTTGTCCTGGTGATTTCAGCCATCATCATCGGTGTACTGGCCATGTTGATGATCAACGGCATACTCAAGCCGATTCAAAGATTGCGTAATTCCATGGATGCAATCAGCCAAGGTAATCTTTCCATCGATGTGGCAACTTCAAGTTCCGATGAAATTGGCGATTTATCCAGATATTTTCAACAAATGGTGGATAACCTGCGTAACATGATTCGAGAAATTCAAGCGATGACAGGCAATTTGTCAGCCTCCTCGCAAGAGCTTGCCGCAGGGGCAGAACAAACAACCCGTGCGATTGAGCATGTGACCGTAGCTATTCAAGATGTAGCCGCAGGCAGTGAACGTCAAGTACACAGCGCAAAAGATAATCAGGAACGGGTCAGCAGCATGTCCGCTGACATTACAGCCATGACTGCCACCATGGCTGAAATGACCACTTATTCTGCTCAGGCCATTGAGGCGTCGGATGTAGGCAGTGAGCATATCGGCAATAGTGTCGTTTCCATTGACGGCATTCGCACGACGGTGGAAGAGCTCGATACGATTGTCAGCGCTTTGAGTGACCGATCCGGACGAATCGGAACGATTGTCACCGTCATAACCGAAATCGCCAGTCAGACTAACCTGCTCGCACTGAACGCTTCTATTGAAGCAGCACGCGCAGGCGAGCACGGCAAGGGTTTTGCTGTTGTAGCGACGGAGGTCCGCAAGCTGGCTGAAAATTCGGCTCATTCAGCACAGCAAATTCGTGAACAAATTCAAGGAATACAGAGCGGTGTATCTGAGGCCCTGATCGCAATGGAATCTGCCAAAGAACGTGTAAGCGAAGGTATCAATTCCATTGACCTGTCCGGTCGTTCCTTCTCTCGCATCCGTAGAGCGGTAGCCAAATCGGCGAAGCAGCTCGATAACGTTGCTGCTTCTACCGCCGGGGTTGCAGAGGGAACAGGCACAGTCGTTAGCAGCATGGAGGAAATTACGCGCATCGCTGAGGAAGCGGCATCCCATACAGAGACCGTATCCGCCGCCGCCGAGGAACAGCTCGCCTCGATGGAAGAGATCGGTTCTTCCGCTGCCGATTTGACCCGTCTGGCCGAACAGCTTCAAGATTTGCTGCACCAATTCCAATTGGATGAAACAAAATAA